The following coding sequences are from one Streptomyces dengpaensis window:
- a CDS encoding ABC transporter substrate-binding protein encodes MKRTLSTGVAAVAVGALLAGCGGGGPSSGSGKVSDDKIVLGVLTDLSGIYADIAGPGSVEAVQMAVDDFKKKYGDKAVTENIEVIKADHQNKPEVANTQAREMYDRKRADALFDVPTSSAALAVATVAQQSKRLYFNTAAATTELAGKSCNPYTYEWAYDAYMLAQGTGAKVTEQGGKNWYMIYPDYAFGQDMQAKFTTAVQGAGGTVVAKDPTPFPSDNYSTFLLKAPGLKPKPDVLGALQAGGDLANVVKQYEQFKLKDKGIELAIGLLFDSDIKAVGADKLAGTMFTTAWYWNLDDDSRAWADRFKERTGQRPTFDHAADYSAATHYLEAVQKAGTDKAEDVSKKLDGMKFNDFFARNATLRAEDHRVVHDAYLVKVKDPAKATEDGDFTELVDTIPADEAFDKPSPDCRMN; translated from the coding sequence ATGAAGCGCACATTGTCGACGGGCGTGGCCGCAGTCGCGGTGGGGGCCCTGCTCGCGGGCTGCGGGGGCGGCGGCCCGAGCTCGGGCAGCGGGAAGGTGAGCGACGACAAGATCGTGCTCGGGGTGCTCACCGATCTCTCCGGCATCTACGCCGACATCGCCGGGCCGGGCTCGGTCGAGGCCGTGCAGATGGCCGTCGACGACTTCAAGAAGAAGTACGGCGACAAGGCCGTCACCGAGAACATCGAGGTCATCAAGGCGGACCACCAGAACAAGCCGGAGGTCGCCAACACCCAGGCCCGGGAGATGTACGACCGCAAGAGGGCCGATGCCCTCTTCGACGTACCGACCTCGTCTGCGGCGCTCGCGGTGGCGACCGTCGCCCAGCAGTCCAAGCGGCTGTACTTCAACACGGCCGCGGCCACCACCGAACTCGCGGGCAAGAGCTGCAACCCCTACACCTATGAATGGGCGTACGACGCCTACATGCTCGCGCAGGGCACCGGAGCCAAGGTGACCGAACAGGGCGGCAAGAACTGGTACATGATCTACCCGGACTACGCCTTCGGGCAGGACATGCAGGCCAAGTTCACCACCGCCGTCCAGGGCGCGGGCGGCACGGTCGTCGCCAAGGACCCCACCCCCTTCCCGAGCGACAACTACTCCACGTTCCTGCTCAAGGCACCCGGCCTCAAGCCGAAACCGGACGTGCTCGGCGCCCTGCAGGCGGGCGGCGACCTGGCCAACGTGGTCAAGCAGTACGAGCAGTTCAAGCTCAAGGACAAGGGCATCGAGCTCGCCATCGGCCTGCTGTTCGACAGCGACATCAAGGCCGTCGGCGCGGACAAGCTGGCCGGGACGATGTTCACCACCGCCTGGTACTGGAACCTCGACGACGACTCACGTGCCTGGGCCGACCGGTTCAAGGAACGCACCGGGCAACGGCCGACGTTCGACCACGCGGCCGACTACTCGGCGGCCACCCACTACCTGGAGGCCGTGCAGAAGGCGGGCACCGACAAGGCCGAAGACGTCTCCAAGAAGCTGGACGGGATGAAGTTCAACGACTTCTTCGCCCGCAACGCCACCCTGCGCGCCGAGGACCACCGGGTCGTCCACGACGCCTACCTGGT